GCTGACGGACCGTCGCAGCGGCTATCCACTGCAGATGGTGGTGCGGGCCGCGGACGCCGGCTGGCGGGTGCGGGAGGAGGACGTGCCCTACCTGCCCCGGACCGGGAAGTCGAAGGTGACCGGAACCTGGCGGGGCACCTGGCAGGCGGTGCACGACATGCGCCGGGTGCTGGGCGAGGCCGGTGGTGCGCGGTGACCACGCTTCTCGTCATCGCCAAGGAACCGGTAGCCGGCCGGGTGAAGACGCGGCTGTGCCCTCCGTTCAGCCCGGCTCAGGCGGCGCTGCTCGCCGAGGCCGCGCTCGCCGACACCCTCGCGGTGGTCGCCGGACTTCCCGCGGAGCGGCGTGTGCTCGTCCTGGACGGGACGGCCCGCGACTGGCTGCCGTCGGGCTTCGACGTGGTGCCCCAGGGCGCGGGCCGGCTCGACGAGCGGCTGGCCGCGGCGTTCTCCCTGTGTGCGGGCCCGGCGCTGCTGGTCGGGATGGACACCCCGCAACTCTCTGCGGACCTCCTCGCCCCCGCGCTCGCGCCGCGGGCGTGGCACGAGCACGACGCCTGGTTCGGGCCCGCGGCCGACGGCGGGTTCTGGGCGCTGGGACTGGCCGCACCGGACCCGGAACTGCTGCGCGGAGTACCGATGTCCGTGCCCGGGACCGGGGCCGCGCAGCGCCACCGGCTGGTCGGCGCCGGACTGCGCGTGGGCGAACTGCCGACCCTGCGCGACGTGGACACCGCCGCGGACGCGCGGCTGGTGGCCCGGGAGGCGGCGGGAAGCCGGTTCGCGGCCGTGTACGCACGGCTGGTCCCGGCCTCCGCCGCACCGGACCGCGCGGACCGGTCCCGCACGCGGCCCGGGGACGGTCCTTCGCCGGCGGGTCCGCGATGACGGCGACCGCGTGGCGCGCCGACCCCTACACGGACGCACTGCGCACGGGCCGCGGGCCGCTCTTCCTGCGCCGTCGCGACGGATGGCTCCTGCCCCTGGAGGTGGAGCGCTGGTGCGAGGGACCGGACTCCGCCGACCTGACCGTGCTGAGCCGGTGCCACGGCCCCGTGCTGGACATCGGCTGCGGTCCCGGACGGCTCGTCGTCGCACTCGAGGCGAGGGGACACCGCGTACTCGGGATCGACGTGAGTCCGGAGGCGGTGGCCCGTACCGTCCGGGCGGGCGGGACGGCCCTGCTCCGGTCGGTCTTCGAACCGGTGCCCGACGAGGGCCGCTGGGGAACGGCGCTGCTGATCGACGGCAACGTCGGCATCGGCGGAGACCCGGCCGCGCTCATGCGCCGCGTGTCCGAGGTCACCGCGCCCGGAGCGGTGCTGATAGCCGAGACCTCCGCGGACGACGAGGACGCCGACGAACGCGTCGAGGTCACCGTCGTCAACGGCAGAGGGGAACGCGGGGCCCCGTTCCCCTGGGCACGCCTCGGGGCCCGCGCCCTGTGCGCGCACGCGGCGGGAGCCGGCTGGACCCCGGCCGGGCAGTGGACGGCGGCCGGGCGCAGCTTCGTCGAACTGCGCGGCCCCGCTCAGCGTCGCGGGGCCTGACGCCGCCGACTGCCGTCGTCCTCGGTGCGCCGCGGCCCGCGGTGAAGCCGCCGGACGAGGAGGACCAGGCCGGCGGCACCGGCAACCGCTCCCAGCACGATCACCAGGTTCCGTCCGTAGGGCAGCGGCAGCGCGGACGGGTTGGGCGGAGCGCCGGGACGGAGCAGCAGCGGCAGCGTGATCAGCACGAGCGAGCCGCCCACGACGAGCGCCCCCCGCACCACACCCCGAGCGGGCAGGGCCGCGACCAGCATTCCCACGCCGAGGACCAGCGGAGCGAGCACCGCGTCGTGCAGGACGAGCGCTCCCGCCAGCCACACCACCGCTCCCCAGGCGTCGCGGGCGGAGAGGAGCAGCCCCGTGCCCACGGCCATGAGCGCCACCCCCAGACCTCCGGCGGCGTACCGGAGCAGCGCGGCACCTCCACGCCGGGCCATCACAGGACCTCCAGCCGGGTGACCCATTTAGTCTGCAGGACACCGGGGCGGTTCGGGGCGATGATCCGTGCCGGGAAACCGTGGTCGGCCGACAGCACCTGGCCGTTGAGGGTCAGGGCCAGGAGTGTCAGCGGGTCGTGGGCGTACTCGCGGCCCATCTCCATCACGCGGTAGGCGCCGCGCACCTCCATCGAGACCACGCGCAGCCCCGCGTCCCCGGAGGCGCCCGCGCGCTCCAGGAGGTCCCGGACGCGTACGCCTCCCCAGTGCGCCGAGGCGCTCCATCCCTCGACGCAGGCGATCGGCAGTACGGCCTCGGCCTGCGGAAGTGCCCGCAGTTCGTCCAGGGTGAGCGTGTAGCGGCGCGGCCCCAGCACCTCCAGGCGCCAGTCCGCGACCTTCGCGGCGGTGACGCCCGCCGCGGCGGCCGTCCGGTTCACCGGCAGCCCCTGCGGGCCGATCCCGGGATGTCTCGGTGCCAGCAGATCCAGTCTCTTCAGCGGAGTGAACGCCTGACCCACGGTGGTCAGGGTCACGGCGGTGACCGCCGCGCCGACGGCCACCAGCAGCGACCTGCGGTCCGGTGCGTCCTCCGGCGGCAGCGTGAGCGTGCCGGGCGACCTGCGACTCCAGTGGTCCCTGATCTCGGGCGCCTTGACGGCCACGTGCAGCAGCACGGCGCCGGCGACCAGCCAGGCGACGGCGAAGTGGACCGGTACGAACGAGAACGGCCACGGATACCACTCGACGATGTTCAGCAGCCCGGTGAACAACTGGAACACGGCCGCGGCGACCAGGACCCCCACCGAGAGCCGTTCCAGGCCGTGCTTCACGGAACGCACCGGAGGCCACACCCACAGCCGCGGGTACACCGCCCACAGCTTCGCCAGGAGCAGCGGGATGGCCGCCAGGCCGGAGGCGACATGGAGGCCCTGGGTCAGCCGGTAGCCCCACACCGGGCGCGGCGGCAGCTCGTTCGCGAGCCATCCGGGCGGATGCTGCAGGTAGTGGCTGATGAGGCCGGTGAGGAAGCACACGGCGATCGCCGCGCCCAGCCAGCGGCCGATCGCCGTGGCCGTTCGCGCGTCGTGGAGTCTGCCGGAGAAGGACGGTGGCCGAAGTCGCGTTCTCATGTATCCATGAGACCGCCGGAACGGCCCGATCGGCGGCTCGGACACCTTACGAAACGCGGACGGCGCATCCGGTATACCGTTCCGGCACCCGCGGCGCTGCCAGGCTGGGCGCCATGCCCAGCCGCCGCACCACCGTGACCGTCCTGCTCCTCGCCGGCCTCGTCGCCGTACTCGTCGGCACCGTGCGCGCGGACGACTACTACTCCGCCCCGGGGCGTCTGTCGCTCTGGTACGCGGCCGCCTGGCTGCTCTTCGCGGCAGGTCTGTGGGCGCTGCGGAAGGCCCCGGACCGGACCGCGGTGGTGCTCGTCATGGCCGGCGCGGTCGCCGTCGCTGCGACGGGCCTCGTCGCACCGCCGCGCACCAGCACCGACTCCTACCGGTACGCCTGGGACGGCCGGGTGCAGGCGGCCGGGATCTCTCCGTACGACCACGTCCCCGCGGCCCCCGAACTCGTCCCGCTGCGCGACGCCTGGCTCTTTCCCGAGGGGCGCGCCGCCTGCGCCGGACCCGACCGGGCGACCGTGGGCGACGGCGTGTGCACCCGGATCAACCGGCCCCGGGTCAACACCGTCTACCCGCCCGTCGCGGAGGGCTACTTCCTCCTGGTCGAGACCCTGTCCCCCGAGGGCACGCGGCACAAACCGCTGCAGACCGGCGGGGCACTGCTCTCGGTCGCCACCGCGGCCGCGCTGCTGCTGGTGCTGCGTCGCCGCGGTGCGGCGCCGTGGAGAGCGGCCTACTGGGCCTGGTGCCCGGCGGTGCCCGTCGAGGCCGTGAACAACGCCCACGTCGACGTCCTCGGCGTGCTCTTCTCCGTCGCCGCCCTGGCCGCCGTCGTCCGGCACCGAGCGGCGGGCGGGGCCCTGCTGGGCGTGGCCGTCGCGGCGAAGCTGCTGCCCGCCGTACTGATCCCGGGCGCGCTGTCCGGCGTGCGGCGCGCCCGGGACGCCCTGGCCGTGCTGCTGCCGGCGGCCGGCGTCGTCGCCGTGCTCTACCTGCCGTACGTGCTGGCGTCGCGGGGCTCGGTCCTCGGTTTCCTCAGCGGCTACGTCCGCGAGGAGGGTTACGACGACGCCTCCGCCAGGAACCGCTATGCGCTGCTGCGTCTGGTCCTGCCGGACGACTGGACTCTGCCGGTCGTGGTGGTGGCGATGCTCGCCGTCGTGGCGTACGTGGTCCTGCGCGGGGACCCGGAACGGCCGTGGAGCGGTGCCCTGGTGGTCACGGGGACCGCCTTCCTGCTCCTGACACCCGGCTATTCCTGGTACGCCCTGCTCCTCGTCGCCCTGGTCGCCCTCGACGGCCGCTGGGAATGGCTCGGCATCGCCGTCGCCGGAGCGGCGAAGTACGTCACCGGCCCCGCCTTCCCCGGGCACGGCGACACCGTGGGCACCATCGCCTACGCGACGGCGGCAGCGGCGGTCCTCGCCGGGTGGGTGCTGCGCAGACGGGCCGGCCGCGGCCGGCCGCAAGGGACACGTCGGGCCGGGCCTCCGGCTTCCGCGAGGCCTTCGGGAAACGCCGGGATCAGCGCCTGAACCGGCGTGCGCACACCCCCTGACGGACGGTCGGGCATCCGCCCGGCCGCGGACACCACGGCGTGACGGAGGGGCCGGTCCGCACCACGGCGGACCGGCCCCCGCGGTACCCGGGGCGGCCGGGTCAGCTCTTCAGCGGCACGATCGCGGTGGGCGCGTGGCCCGGCTCGGTCGCGATCTCCTCGAACTCGGTGACGTCGCTGATGTCCGCGGTCCGGCTCATCGCGATGTTGGTGACCCGTTCCAGGATCGCCTCGACGACGACCGGCACCCGGTGCTCGGCGGCGAGCTTCCTGGCCTGCTCGAAGGCCGCGCCGAGTTCGCTGGGGTCGGTGACGCGGATCGCCTTGCAGCCCAGCCCCTCGGCGACCTTGACGTGGTCGACGCCGTAGACGCCCAGCTCCGGGGAGTTGATGTTCTCGAACTCCAGGTTGACCTGGAAGTCGATGTCCAGGCCGAGCTGCGCCTGGCGGATCAGGCCCAGGTAGGAGTTGTTCACGAGGACGTGGACGTACGGGATCCTGTGCTGCGCGCCGACCGCCAGTTCCTCGATGAGGAACTGGAAGTCGTAGTCGCCGGAGAGGGCGACGACCGGGGTGTCGGGGTCGGCGGTGGCCGCGCCCAGGGCGGCCGGAATGGTCCAGCCGAGCGGGCCCGCCTGACCGCAGTTGATCCAGTGACGCGGCCGGTAGACGTGCAGCATCTGGGCGCCGGCGATCTGGGAGAGGCCGATGGTGGTGACGTAGCGCGTCTCCGGGCCGAAGGCCTTGTTCATCTCCTCGTAGACGCGCTGCGGCTTCATGGGGATGTCGTCGAAGTGCGTACGGCGCTGCAGGGTGGCCTTGCGCTCCTGCGTGGAGGCGGCCCAGTCGGAGCGGTCGGGCAGCCTTCCTGCCGCCTTCAGCTCCCTGGCGACCTCGACGAACAGCTGCAGCGCGGCCCCGGCGTCCGAGGTGATGCCGTAGTCGGGGGCGAAGATCTTGCCGATCTGGGTGGGCTCGATGTCGACGTGGACGAACTTCCGGCCGCGGGTGTAGACGTCGAGCTTGTAGCCGGTGTGGCGGTTGGCCCAGCGGTTGCCGATGCCGAGGACGAAGTCGGACTCCAGGAAGTTCGCGTTCCCGTAGCGGTGGGAGGTCTGCAGACCGACCATGCCGGCGTTGAGCTCGTGGTCGTCCGGGATGGTCCCCCACCCCATCAGGGTCGGGATGACCGGGGTGCCGGTGATCTCGGCGAACTCGACGAGCAGGTCGGAGGCGTCGGCGTTGATGATGCCGCCGCCGGCGACGATCAGCGGACGCTCGGCCTCCAGGAGGAAGGAGAGCGCCTTCTCGATCTGGGCGCGGGTCGCGGCGGGCTTCCAGACCGGAAGCGGCTCGTACGTCTCGGGGTCGAACTCGATCTCGGTGAGCTGGACGTCGATGGGCAGGTCGATGAGGACCGGGCCGGGACGGCCGGAGCGCATCAGGTGGAAGGCCTGCTGGAAGACGCCGGGGACCTGCGCGGCCTCCAGGACGGTCGTGGCGGCCTTGGTGACCGGCTTGGCGATCGACGCGATGTCGACGGCCTGGAAGTCCTCCTTGTGGATCACGCTCGTCGGCGCCTGGCCGGTGATGCACAGGATCGGAATCGAGTCACCGATGGCGGAGTAGAGCCCAGTGATCATGTCGGTGCCGGCGGGACCCGACGTGCCGATGCAGACACCGATGTTGCCCGGCTCGGCGCGGGTGTAGCCCTCGGCCATGTGCGAGGCGCCCTCGACGTGGCGGGCGAGGGTGTGGTCGATGCCGCCACCCTCCTTGAGGGCCTTGTAGAAGGGGTTGATCGCCGCGCCCGGCACACCGAACGCGTGGCTGACGCCTTCACGCTTGAGGATCTCAACGGCCGCTCGGGCGGCGGTCATACGGGGCATGGAGTGCTCCTGCTTCGGCCTGGCGGATCGGGCTCTGTCGCGCCACCTGAGAGCGTCGATTCCGTGCTGGTTCCCTGATCGTCTTCCGCAGCCTCACGGCTTTTCCGTAATGCGGAAGTCATCTTCTACTATTCGGAAGTAATGTAAGCGGCATGCCGGACCGCGTCAAGGGAAGGGCGGGCCGCCGATGGCCGAACTCCCTCCCCATGGGGTCGCGGTTGGTGGACGATGGAGCACGAGGCGTGCCCGGAAGCGCCGGAGGGGGACGGACATGGGAGATCACGTACCGGTGCGCTGCCCGGTGTGCCGCCGCTCGCACACGTTCGCGTCGCCCGTCTATCCCTGTGCCTGCGGGGCTCCGCTGGCACCGCCCCTGCTGCGGGGGGCACCGGCCGAGCCGATCCGCCACCGCACCTGGACCGACGACTGGGTCACCGTGCGCTGTCTGGCGTGCGGGCGACAGGACCAGTGGCCGCAGCCGGAGCTCGGCTGCCCCTGCGGCACGGTGCTGCGGATCCCCGTACGACCGGTGACCGCCACGCCGGAGCCGTCGGAGGGCGCGGCCGCGGCGCACCGCACCACGACCGCCGCCTCGGGCGCCGGCGGCACCTTCGCGGCCTCCGGGACCGGCGGGCCGGGTGGGGCGGGCGGCCCGGACGGACCCGGCGCCTCCGGCGTCTTCGCTTCCCGGGATTCCGGCCATACGGACCAGGCCGGTCCGGTCGTCCCGCCCGGGGAGGCCCCGCTGCCCTCCGGCTCCGCGGAAGAGACGGCGGAGGACCTCCCCCTGCCCGTGCCGCCGCACACCGCTCCGGAGCTCCGTCCCGCGTTCCGCCCGGTCACGATCCGCACGGCACGCGACGCCGTCACGGCCGCTGCCCTGTATCTGCGCTGGCTGGGTTTCCAGCAGGTCGTGCAGCCCGAGGAGCGGACCACGTCCGGGATCGATCTGCGCGCGCAGGGACTGGTCGCCCAGGTGGACCCGACCACCCGGCCCGTCACCCTGCGCGCGGTGGAGCTCCTCTGGCTGAACGGGCTGAACTCCTCCGCCAGGAGCGTCGTCTTCTCACTCGCGGGCTACTCGGCGGACGCCCGCGCACGAGCGGACGATCTCGGAGTCCCCCTGTTCGTCATGGATCTCACGGGCGCGCCCGAGCCGGTGAACGGTCCGGCGAAGGACCTGATCTCCACGGGCGCCTGACCGGGCGGCCGGACGCTGGGCCGACCGGCTCGGGGCGCTGGGCAAGGCACTGGACGGCGGCGCCAGGTACGGGCCGACTTCCGAGTGGCCGCCGAGGTGCGGCTGTCCGACCACCCTCGTTCCAGGGCGGTATCCGCGGAGCCGTGGTCATGCGTAACGGCGGGGGCTGGCACTATTCCCCGACGTGGAAGCGGAACATCCACGACAGCACTGTGGCCTGCAACGATCGTCACCGGCTCGGCCGCCCCGTCCCGGCCTCCTCAACAGACGCCTCGGCCATCGCCTCGGCCACCGTCTTCCGCTGACCATCAGGCACGACACCCGCTCCCACTCCCCCTCCATCCGCACGGTCGACTCGGCGATCCCACTTCGGGTCTGCGGCAACCGCAGATGCTCTCGAGGGAAGGACCATGCCTCCTCGTACGCCTCATGGCATAGATCACGTCACCTGTCCCAGTCGCGTTGCGCCTGCAACGCTCCATGGGAGAGAATGTTCGGCGCGCTGTGACAGCTGGTGCACACGGGACCGTTGTGACGTTGAACAACTGAACTGTGGTGGTGTGCGACATGATTGATACGGGGGCGGGTGCGTGAAGTTCGACATGGGGTCGACGACCCTGGTGACTCTCGGCAAGAGCACGATCGGGTCAAGTGACGATCTGGGCACGTTGATCCAGTGGCTGATCGCTGCCGCGGAGCCGCTGGAGGGGAAGTTC
The genomic region above belongs to Streptomyces marianii and contains:
- a CDS encoding TIGR04282 family arsenosugar biosynthesis glycosyltransferase; protein product: MTTLLVIAKEPVAGRVKTRLCPPFSPAQAALLAEAALADTLAVVAGLPAERRVLVLDGTARDWLPSGFDVVPQGAGRLDERLAAAFSLCAGPALLVGMDTPQLSADLLAPALAPRAWHEHDAWFGPAADGGFWALGLAAPDPELLRGVPMSVPGTGAAQRHRLVGAGLRVGELPTLRDVDTAADARLVAREAAGSRFAAVYARLVPASAAPDRADRSRTRPGDGPSPAGPR
- a CDS encoding methyltransferase domain-containing protein: MTATAWRADPYTDALRTGRGPLFLRRRDGWLLPLEVERWCEGPDSADLTVLSRCHGPVLDIGCGPGRLVVALEARGHRVLGIDVSPEAVARTVRAGGTALLRSVFEPVPDEGRWGTALLIDGNVGIGGDPAALMRRVSEVTAPGAVLIAETSADDEDADERVEVTVVNGRGERGAPFPWARLGARALCAHAAGAGWTPAGQWTAAGRSFVELRGPAQRRGA
- a CDS encoding molybdopterin-dependent oxidoreductase is translated as MRTRLRPPSFSGRLHDARTATAIGRWLGAAIAVCFLTGLISHYLQHPPGWLANELPPRPVWGYRLTQGLHVASGLAAIPLLLAKLWAVYPRLWVWPPVRSVKHGLERLSVGVLVAAAVFQLFTGLLNIVEWYPWPFSFVPVHFAVAWLVAGAVLLHVAVKAPEIRDHWSRRSPGTLTLPPEDAPDRRSLLVAVGAAVTAVTLTTVGQAFTPLKRLDLLAPRHPGIGPQGLPVNRTAAAAGVTAAKVADWRLEVLGPRRYTLTLDELRALPQAEAVLPIACVEGWSASAHWGGVRVRDLLERAGASGDAGLRVVSMEVRGAYRVMEMGREYAHDPLTLLALTLNGQVLSADHGFPARIIAPNRPGVLQTKWVTRLEVL
- a CDS encoding glycosyltransferase 87 family protein, producing the protein MPSRRTTVTVLLLAGLVAVLVGTVRADDYYSAPGRLSLWYAAAWLLFAAGLWALRKAPDRTAVVLVMAGAVAVAATGLVAPPRTSTDSYRYAWDGRVQAAGISPYDHVPAAPELVPLRDAWLFPEGRAACAGPDRATVGDGVCTRINRPRVNTVYPPVAEGYFLLVETLSPEGTRHKPLQTGGALLSVATAAALLLVLRRRGAAPWRAAYWAWCPAVPVEAVNNAHVDVLGVLFSVAALAAVVRHRAAGGALLGVAVAAKLLPAVLIPGALSGVRRARDALAVLLPAAGVVAVLYLPYVLASRGSVLGFLSGYVREEGYDDASARNRYALLRLVLPDDWTLPVVVVAMLAVVAYVVLRGDPERPWSGALVVTGTAFLLLTPGYSWYALLLVALVALDGRWEWLGIAVAGAAKYVTGPAFPGHGDTVGTIAYATAAAAVLAGWVLRRRAGRGRPQGTRRAGPPASARPSGNAGISA
- the gcl gene encoding glyoxylate carboligase; translated protein: MPRMTAARAAVEILKREGVSHAFGVPGAAINPFYKALKEGGGIDHTLARHVEGASHMAEGYTRAEPGNIGVCIGTSGPAGTDMITGLYSAIGDSIPILCITGQAPTSVIHKEDFQAVDIASIAKPVTKAATTVLEAAQVPGVFQQAFHLMRSGRPGPVLIDLPIDVQLTEIEFDPETYEPLPVWKPAATRAQIEKALSFLLEAERPLIVAGGGIINADASDLLVEFAEITGTPVIPTLMGWGTIPDDHELNAGMVGLQTSHRYGNANFLESDFVLGIGNRWANRHTGYKLDVYTRGRKFVHVDIEPTQIGKIFAPDYGITSDAGAALQLFVEVARELKAAGRLPDRSDWAASTQERKATLQRRTHFDDIPMKPQRVYEEMNKAFGPETRYVTTIGLSQIAGAQMLHVYRPRHWINCGQAGPLGWTIPAALGAATADPDTPVVALSGDYDFQFLIEELAVGAQHRIPYVHVLVNNSYLGLIRQAQLGLDIDFQVNLEFENINSPELGVYGVDHVKVAEGLGCKAIRVTDPSELGAAFEQARKLAAEHRVPVVVEAILERVTNIAMSRTADISDVTEFEEIATEPGHAPTAIVPLKS